One Bombus fervidus isolate BK054 chromosome 2, iyBomFerv1, whole genome shotgun sequence DNA segment encodes these proteins:
- the Urm1 gene encoding ubiquitin-related modifier 1 encodes MSIESKSIPVTIEFGGGAELLFDKKKKHSVNLPGNEWTIRKLLFWIKDNLLKERPELFMQGDSVRPGILVLVNDTDWELLGENNYNINSGDSILFISTLHGG; translated from the exons atgtcTATCGAAAGTAAAAGTATTCCTGTGACCATTGAATTCGG agGTGGGGCAGAATTACTTtttgacaaaaagaaaaagcactCCGTGAACTTACCTGGAAACGAAT GGACTATTCGAAAGTTACTTTTCTGGATAAAAGATAACCTTCTAAAAGAACGACCGGAACTTTTTATGCAAGGAGACAGCGT GCGACCAGGAATTTTGGTACTTGTAAATGACACCGATTGGGAATTATTa gGCGAGAACAATTACAACATAAATTCAGGCGACTCGATATTGTTTATATCCACTTTACACGGAGGATAG